The proteins below come from a single Papaver somniferum cultivar HN1 chromosome 11, ASM357369v1, whole genome shotgun sequence genomic window:
- the LOC113322113 gene encoding DNA-(apurinic or apyrimidinic site) lyase, chloroplastic-like, producing MPLNCASSCLTYAYFSQFVSSFSGFRCDYPGFAATSRNLSFKVKARVKTDRLISSSLSTSPNMSSDNKHKKLKQSTTDVVMKNDEVLEIKNVKESGSIELEGLTFHQLRTMSRNYGIPAKGSKHDLLLALKEFMDNEKDVDFVDTLEHVDSEKKLRDPENAASGSQNTTPDESSGNQQKKRRRKTTLENGANIAVTAETVITEQKLSIATNEVPVLDTKPSRAQKKGSTKSVKQDEGSTAVSGNQSEPWTMLAHKKPEPGWIPYNPRTMRPPPLADGIKSVKLISWNVNGLRALLKLEGFSALQLAKRENFDVLCLQETKLQEKDVEDIKRCLIEGYDNSFWTCSVSKLGYSGTAIISRIKPVSVRYGLGIQDHDSEGRLVTVEFDTFYLLNGYVPNSGDGLKRLSYRVTQWDSSLANYMKELEKSKPVILTGDLNCAHQEIDIYNPAGNRRSAGFTIEERQSFETNFLSKGYVDTFRRQHPGVVGYTYWGYRHNGRVTNKGWRLDYFLASESLADKVHDSYILPDVLGSDHCPIGLILKL from the exons ATGCCACTAAACTGCGCCAGTTCCTGCTTAACGTATGCCTACTTCTCTcaatttgtttcttctttttcagGGTTTCGGTGTGATTATCCAG GATTTGCAGCAACTTCGAGAAACTTGAGTTTTAAAGTGAAAGCTAGGGTGAAAACTGATCGTCTCatttcatcatcactgtcgacaTCACCAAACATGTCCTCTGATAATAAACACAAGAAGCTGAAGCAATCAACTACAGATGTTGTTATG AAAAACGATgaagttttggaaataaaaaatgttAAGGAGAGCGGTTCAATTGAACTCGAAGGATTGACGTTTCATCAACTGAGAACCATGTCAAG gaattatggtaTCCCTGCTAAAGGTTCTAAGCACGACCTTCTGCTGGCCTTGAAGGAATTCATGGATAATGAGAAAGATG TAGATTTTGTCGATACCTTAGAACATGTGGATTCTGAGAAGAAACTAAGGGACCCTGAAAATGCTGCATCAGGAAGCCAAAACACTACCCCAGATGAATCCTCTGGAAACCaacagaagaagaggagaagaaaaacaACCTTAGAGAATGGCGCTAATATTGCTGTTACAGCAGAAACTGTCATAACAGAGCAAAAGTTATCTATCGCAACAAATGAGGTTCCAG TGCTAGATACAAAGCCTTCCCGAGCTCAGAAAAAGGGAAGTACCAAAAGTGTGAAACAAGATGAAGGATCCACTGCTGTGTCTGGAAATCAGAGTGAGCCTTGGACAATGCTTGCGCACAAAAAACCAGAACCAGGATGGATACCATATAATCCAAGAACGATGAGGCCTCCACCGCTTGCAGATGGTATAAAATCTGTTAAATTAATCTCTTGGAATGTTAATGGCTTAAGAGCTTTGTTAAAATTGGAGGGCTTCTCCGCGCTGCAACTCGCGAAACGGGAGAACTTTGATGTGTTGTGCTTGCAAGAAACCAAACTTCAG GAGAAGGATGTCGAGGATATCAAGAGGTGCCTTATAGAGGGCTACGATAATAGCTTCTGGACTTGCAGTGTTTCAAAGCTTGGTTACTCTGGTACAGCTATCATTTCCAGG ATAAAGCCAGTGTCAGTCAGATATGGACTAGGCATACAGGATCATGACAGTGAAGGACGCCTTGTGACAGTGGAATTTGATACATTTTACTTACTAAACGGATATGTCCCAAATTCTGGGGATGGTTTGAAAAGACTG TCGTACAGGGTTACACAGTGGGATTCATCTCTTGCTAACTACATGAAG GAATTGGAAAAGTCAAAGCCTGTAATTCTGACTGGGGATCTGAATTGTGCACATCAGGAGATAGACATTTATAACCCTGCT GGAAATCGGAGAAGTGCCGGGTTTACAATTGAGGAGAGGCAATCATTTGAGACAAACTTCTTGTCGAAAGGTTATGTTGATACATTCAGGCGACAACATCCTGGCGTTGTTGGTTATACGTACTGGGGTTATAGGCATAATGGGCGGGTGACAAATAAAG GATGGCGTCTTGACTATTTTCTGGCTTCAGAATCTCTAGCAGACAAAGTACACGACTCTTACATTCTTCCAGATGTTCTTGGTAGCGACCACTGCCCAATTGGTCTCATTCTCAAGCTGTAG